In a single window of the Halolamina litorea genome:
- a CDS encoding ParA family protein, giving the protein MTETAPRAVSVGVLKGGFGKTTTAINTARELAHRNDSALVVDLDDNGHMTRQLGFEAEFTSETNHTKRVLVEGEDPTQYTVNVVDGLDLFPAHTELESVENELRNATMGSARLRKHLVDPLLGETYDYIVVDCPANRGKLNDNAMYATGNIIIPLKPESGYDSGLSNTIQRLVEDAREYFELNILAVTPTALNSRIDQDTRDRGLLEQLNSLDIADDIVPSYARITEEEWDAIDAGEYDGGLPGIRFRGSIDAAHDAGLPVRDFDGDCDQLENYAELASIVERGGIDR; this is encoded by the coding sequence ATGACTGAGACAGCACCTCGGGCGGTCAGCGTCGGCGTGTTGAAGGGGGGGTTCGGTAAGACGACCACCGCGATCAACACCGCACGCGAACTCGCCCACCGGAACGACAGCGCCCTCGTCGTCGACCTCGACGACAACGGCCACATGACTCGGCAGTTGGGCTTCGAAGCGGAGTTCACGAGCGAGACCAACCACACGAAGCGCGTCCTCGTCGAGGGGGAGGACCCGACCCAATACACCGTGAACGTCGTCGACGGCCTCGACCTGTTCCCGGCTCACACCGAACTGGAGTCCGTCGAGAACGAACTCCGGAACGCGACGATGGGGAGTGCGCGGCTCCGCAAGCACCTGGTCGACCCGCTGCTGGGGGAAACCTACGACTACATCGTCGTCGACTGCCCGGCGAACCGCGGGAAACTGAACGACAACGCGATGTACGCGACGGGGAACATCATCATCCCGCTCAAACCCGAGAGCGGCTACGACTCGGGGCTCTCGAACACGATCCAGCGGCTCGTCGAGGACGCCCGCGAGTACTTCGAACTGAACATCCTCGCGGTGACGCCGACAGCGCTGAACAGCAGGATCGATCAGGACACCCGCGACCGCGGGCTACTCGAACAGCTCAACTCCCTCGACATCGCCGACGACATCGTCCCGTCCTACGCCCGGATCACCGAGGAGGAGTGGGACGCCATCGACGCCGGCGAGTACGACGGCGGCCTGCCGGGGATCCGCTTCCGCGGGTCCATCGACGCCGCCCACGACGCCGGGCTGCCGGTTCGTGACTTTGACGGCGACTGTGACCAACTGGAGAACTACGCCGAGTTGGCTTCGATCGTCGAGCGTGGAGGGATCGACCGATGA
- a CDS encoding sulfite exporter TauE/SafE family protein has translation MIPAGLPAHVGPLPTGEVEIAVFLVVGVLGGAHCLGMCGPLVTMYADQMDSGGRDGVLSLYEVRQHALFNAGRTVSYALIGALFGSLGAVVFGAASTVTAIGDTVRAVSGLVVGVLILVVGARYALGQFGGHGLFGGGGSWFGAVYGRLTGRVEKWANGPGIFGLGLVHGLLPCPILYPAFLYAFAQGSPAVGAVSLTLLGLGTFPTLFLYGTVIGAVGQRHRTLLHRALGVAFLAMGWMPIAHSLQLFGIAIPHIEVPVYLPF, from the coding sequence ATGATCCCGGCGGGGCTTCCGGCCCACGTCGGGCCGCTGCCGACCGGCGAGGTCGAGATCGCCGTCTTCCTCGTGGTCGGCGTCCTCGGCGGCGCCCACTGTCTGGGGATGTGCGGGCCGCTGGTGACGATGTACGCCGACCAGATGGACAGCGGGGGCCGCGACGGCGTGCTCTCGCTCTACGAGGTGCGCCAGCACGCGCTGTTCAACGCCGGCCGGACCGTGAGCTACGCCCTCATCGGCGCGCTGTTTGGCTCGTTGGGAGCCGTCGTCTTCGGCGCGGCGTCGACGGTAACTGCCATCGGCGACACCGTCCGAGCGGTCTCCGGCCTGGTCGTCGGCGTGCTGATCCTCGTCGTCGGCGCCCGGTACGCCCTCGGCCAGTTCGGTGGCCACGGGCTCTTCGGTGGGGGCGGGAGCTGGTTCGGCGCGGTCTACGGCCGACTCACCGGGCGCGTCGAGAAGTGGGCCAACGGCCCCGGCATCTTCGGGCTGGGGCTCGTCCACGGGCTGTTGCCCTGCCCCATCCTCTACCCGGCGTTCCTCTATGCCTTCGCACAGGGATCGCCGGCCGTCGGCGCCGTCTCGCTGACGCTGCTCGGGCTGGGGACGTTCCCGACGCTGTTCCTCTATGGCACCGTTATCGGCGCCGTCGGGCAGCGACACCGCACCCTGCTCCACCGTGCCCTCGGCGTCGCCTTCCTCGCGATGGGTTGGATGCCGATCGCGCACTCCCTCCAACTGTTCGGGATCGCCATTCCCCACATCGAAGTGCCGGTCTACCTGCCGTTCTGA
- a CDS encoding orc1/cdc6 family replication initiation protein: MGEEAQSSLDSIWESKDPIFADKELLDIEHIPDEDRIIGREDEISDLANGIHPAIRGGKPRNTLIYGKTGTGKSLVAKHVTRSAEAFAQEQGTRLQRAYIDCTQATTETQVVIKLARAFNDPDETDISVPLSGLSTNAYYDRLWRVLDARHDVVIIILDEVDKLQENNVLMQLSRAGEAGKLDTCKVGILAISNKISFKDSLDERVLSSLQEREFIFPPYDANQLREIMRHRKDAFHEGVLTDDAIPLAAAFAAQEHGDARKALDILRNAGELAKDDGDDLVREEHVRNAREKADVDRFSKLLQDQPTQSKAAVYALSLIADAKNDEEFATREIYERYEQLTERLDIDALSQRRLADRLNEQAFLDILGVTDRVGRGRGKGMTNFYYLLEDPGVVQTAIESDQRFSESE, encoded by the coding sequence ATGGGCGAGGAGGCACAGAGCTCCCTCGACTCCATCTGGGAGAGCAAGGACCCCATCTTCGCCGATAAGGAACTCCTCGACATCGAGCACATCCCCGACGAGGACCGGATCATCGGGCGCGAGGACGAGATTTCCGACCTCGCGAACGGCATCCATCCGGCGATCCGCGGCGGCAAGCCCCGGAACACGCTGATCTACGGCAAGACGGGGACCGGCAAGAGCCTCGTCGCGAAACACGTCACCCGGAGTGCCGAGGCGTTCGCCCAGGAACAGGGCACACGACTACAGCGGGCCTACATTGACTGTACACAAGCGACGACCGAGACGCAGGTCGTCATCAAGCTGGCTCGCGCGTTCAACGACCCCGACGAGACCGACATCTCCGTGCCGCTCTCCGGACTCTCGACGAACGCCTACTACGACCGCCTCTGGCGGGTCCTCGACGCGCGCCACGACGTCGTGATCATCATCCTCGACGAGGTCGACAAGCTTCAGGAGAACAACGTCCTGATGCAGCTCTCCCGGGCAGGCGAGGCCGGCAAACTCGACACCTGCAAGGTCGGCATCCTCGCGATCAGCAACAAGATCTCGTTCAAGGACAGCCTCGACGAGCGCGTCCTGAGCAGCCTGCAGGAGCGGGAGTTCATCTTCCCACCGTACGACGCCAATCAACTCCGAGAGATCATGCGCCACCGGAAGGACGCCTTCCACGAGGGCGTGCTCACCGACGACGCGATCCCGCTGGCGGCGGCGTTCGCCGCACAGGAGCACGGCGACGCTCGGAAGGCGCTCGACATCCTCCGGAACGCCGGCGAACTCGCCAAGGACGACGGCGACGACCTTGTTCGGGAGGAACACGTCAGGAACGCCAGGGAGAAAGCCGACGTCGACCGGTTCTCGAAACTGCTGCAGGATCAGCCGACGCAGTCGAAAGCGGCGGTCTACGCGCTCTCGCTCATCGCCGACGCCAAGAACGACGAGGAGTTCGCGACCCGTGAGATCTACGAGCGCTACGAGCAACTGACCGAGCGGCTGGACATCGACGCGCTCTCGCAGCGACGGTTGGCCGACCGGCTCAACGAACAGGCGTTCCTCGACATCCTCGGCGTCACTGACCGTGTGGGCCGCGGGCGTGGGAAGGGGATGACGAACTTCTACTACCTCCTCGAGGACCCCGGGGTCGTCCAGACCGCCATCGAGTCCGATCAGCGCTTCTCCGAGAGCGAGTAG
- a CDS encoding helix-turn-helix domain-containing protein, with translation MGLYEASIRVRHECPYRRISERHPDLTIREWPLSDCQVLEISTAATPTDELLAEIDEIGTVLHESANDEGYHVVTRSCLCSLEASIVDRFEDHNCLYQSPTIYRQGWEHYTVIAFDEDDVRDLLADLRADRDIELLSKTAISETQIPHTMLAPAGRLFEDLTDRQLAALQVALERGYYEQPRKTTLRELAEGTTVARSTYEEHLRKAENKLLTNAGQFLRLVTATSTADPLGVASP, from the coding sequence ATGGGTCTGTACGAGGCCTCGATCCGGGTCAGACACGAGTGTCCGTACCGACGGATCTCGGAACGGCACCCGGACCTGACGATCCGCGAGTGGCCGTTGAGCGACTGCCAGGTGCTCGAAATCTCGACGGCGGCGACGCCGACCGACGAACTGCTCGCCGAGATCGACGAGATCGGGACCGTGCTACACGAATCGGCGAACGACGAGGGCTATCACGTCGTCACTCGCTCCTGTCTCTGTTCGCTCGAAGCGTCGATCGTCGACCGGTTCGAGGACCACAACTGCCTGTACCAGTCGCCGACGATCTACCGACAGGGGTGGGAACACTACACGGTAATCGCGTTCGACGAGGACGACGTGCGGGACCTGCTTGCCGACCTCCGGGCCGACCGGGACATCGAACTGCTCTCGAAGACGGCGATTTCGGAGACACAGATCCCACACACCATGCTGGCACCGGCCGGACGGCTGTTCGAGGACCTCACCGACCGACAGTTGGCGGCGCTCCAGGTCGCGCTCGAACGAGGCTACTACGAACAGCCACGGAAGACCACGCTGCGGGAGTTAGCCGAGGGGACCACCGTTGCCCGCTCAACCTACGAAGAACACCTCCGCAAGGCGGAGAACAAACTCCTCACGAACGCGGGACAGTTCCTCCGGCTAGTTACTGCCACTTCGACGGCCGACCCACTCGGAGTGGCGTCGCCGTAA
- a CDS encoding heavy metal translocating P-type ATPase: MTATAVEDGECALCGLSLARGRVEGEDAVYCCTGCRDVQNALGDAAIEADDVREAKADETALDEEPPEGHERSYYHVSGMHCTTCEAFLESVAGAEEGISGAQASYVTETVRVDHDPERVSEESVRERLTTAGYVANDREGQNPGVTAEDTLLWRIAAGAMLGMAVMIPYLVYIYPVHFGLYPPWLAEMAEAQLQGATYFYVVLALLTSIVLFGVGGPILRGAIVSLRARSPNMDLLVSLAALSAFAYSTLAAALGRIDIYYDVTVAIIVVVTAGNYYESSIKNRAMGLLSELSGEQVSDAVLLHDDGSTTTVDVADLTGGERVLVRTGDRIPVDGAVIDGEGTVDEAVVTGESLPVSKEPGDRVVGGAVLADGSLTVEVGEGATSSIDRVTSLLWNLQSANGGVQKLADKLAVIFVPTVIVLATIAGVGYLALGAEPTRAVLIALTVLLVSCPCALGLATPLAVASGIRDAIERSIVVFDETVFERFRGVDTVVFDKTGTLTTGNLEVKESDAPDAALAAAAVLEGRSSHPIAAAIADAVESDWDDDPVSEFESHRQGVSGVVDGHEVVVGHPDLFGERGWPVGEELRDRASTVRSKGDLPILVGRDGEAVGLLVLGDEPRPGWEETVTGLADRGVDVVLLTGDETEATATYREHPAIDQVFAGVPPEGKAETVRRLGAGRTLAMVGDGTNDGPALASADLGIALGSGTAIAVDAADVAIIDDDLGSLETVFDLSKATGKRVKQNIGWAFCYNAVAIPLALSGLLNPLFAAVAMAASSLLVVTNSSRPLLEE; the protein is encoded by the coding sequence ATGACGGCAACAGCTGTCGAGGACGGCGAGTGTGCGCTTTGTGGCCTCTCGCTGGCGCGCGGTCGCGTCGAAGGCGAGGACGCGGTGTACTGCTGTACCGGCTGTCGGGACGTACAGAACGCCCTCGGCGACGCCGCGATCGAGGCCGACGACGTGCGCGAGGCGAAAGCCGACGAGACCGCCCTCGACGAGGAGCCACCCGAGGGTCACGAGCGCTCGTACTACCACGTGAGCGGGATGCACTGTACCACCTGCGAGGCGTTCCTCGAGTCCGTCGCCGGCGCCGAGGAGGGTATCAGCGGCGCACAAGCGAGCTACGTCACTGAGACGGTCCGGGTCGACCACGACCCTGAGAGAGTGTCCGAGGAGTCGGTCCGGGAGCGACTGACGACGGCGGGCTACGTGGCAAACGACCGGGAGGGGCAGAACCCCGGCGTCACCGCTGAGGACACGCTGCTCTGGCGGATCGCGGCCGGCGCGATGCTCGGGATGGCCGTGATGATCCCGTACCTCGTATACATCTACCCGGTCCACTTCGGACTCTACCCGCCGTGGCTGGCCGAGATGGCCGAAGCACAGCTACAGGGCGCGACGTACTTCTACGTCGTGCTGGCGCTGCTCACGTCGATCGTACTGTTCGGCGTCGGTGGCCCGATCCTGCGTGGTGCGATCGTGAGCCTGCGCGCGAGGTCGCCGAACATGGACTTACTGGTCTCGCTGGCGGCGCTGAGCGCGTTCGCCTACAGCACGCTGGCGGCCGCGCTCGGCCGGATCGACATCTACTACGACGTGACCGTGGCGATCATCGTCGTCGTCACCGCCGGCAACTACTACGAGTCCTCGATCAAGAACCGCGCGATGGGGCTGCTCTCGGAGCTGAGCGGCGAGCAGGTCTCCGACGCCGTGCTGTTGCACGACGACGGCTCGACGACGACCGTCGACGTGGCCGATCTGACGGGTGGCGAGCGGGTGCTCGTCCGGACCGGCGACCGGATCCCCGTCGACGGCGCCGTTATCGACGGCGAGGGGACCGTCGACGAGGCCGTCGTGACCGGCGAGTCCCTCCCCGTCTCGAAGGAGCCGGGCGATCGTGTCGTCGGCGGTGCAGTACTGGCCGACGGCTCGCTCACCGTCGAGGTCGGCGAGGGCGCCACCAGCAGCATCGATCGGGTGACGAGCCTGCTGTGGAACCTCCAGAGCGCCAACGGCGGCGTCCAGAAGCTGGCGGACAAGCTCGCGGTGATCTTCGTTCCGACGGTGATCGTACTGGCGACGATTGCGGGCGTGGGCTATCTCGCACTCGGTGCCGAACCCACCCGGGCGGTGCTGATCGCGCTCACCGTGTTGCTCGTCTCCTGTCCCTGCGCGCTGGGGCTGGCGACGCCGCTGGCGGTCGCCTCGGGGATCCGCGACGCGATCGAGCGAAGCATTGTCGTGTTCGACGAGACGGTGTTCGAGCGCTTCCGCGGCGTCGACACCGTCGTCTTCGACAAGACGGGGACGCTGACGACGGGGAACCTCGAAGTGAAGGAGTCCGACGCGCCGGACGCGGCGCTCGCGGCCGCGGCGGTCCTCGAAGGGCGTTCCTCACACCCGATCGCGGCGGCTATCGCCGACGCCGTCGAGAGCGACTGGGACGACGACCCCGTCTCTGAGTTCGAGAGCCACCGGCAGGGTGTCAGCGGTGTCGTCGACGGCCATGAGGTCGTCGTCGGGCACCCGGACCTGTTCGGCGAGCGGGGTTGGCCCGTCGGTGAGGAGCTCCGCGACCGGGCGTCGACGGTTCGCTCGAAGGGCGACCTCCCGATCCTCGTGGGCCGGGACGGCGAGGCGGTGGGGCTGCTCGTGCTCGGCGACGAACCCCGACCGGGGTGGGAGGAGACCGTCACCGGCCTCGCCGACCGCGGCGTCGACGTGGTGTTGCTCACCGGCGACGAGACCGAGGCGACGGCGACCTACCGCGAGCACCCCGCGATCGACCAGGTGTTCGCCGGCGTTCCCCCGGAGGGGAAAGCCGAGACCGTCAGACGGCTCGGTGCCGGTCGGACGCTGGCGATGGTCGGCGACGGCACCAACGATGGGCCGGCGCTGGCGAGCGCGGATCTCGGGATCGCGCTCGGAAGCGGCACCGCCATCGCCGTCGACGCCGCCGACGTGGCGATCATCGACGACGACCTCGGCTCGCTCGAGACCGTCTTCGACCTCTCGAAGGCGACCGGCAAACGGGTGAAACAGAACATCGGCTGGGCGTTCTGCTACAACGCGGTCGCCATCCCGCTGGCGCTCTCGGGGCTGCTGAATCCCCTGTTCGCCGCAGTGGCGATGGCCGCCAGCAGCCTGCTGGTCGTGACGAACTCCTCGCGGCCGCTGCTGGAGGAGTAG
- a CDS encoding archease — MSFELLEHPGDAKLRARGETLEDAFSGVVDAVSALVGGTGIDGPETTREVELAARNPEALLFDFLDRLILFQDLEDVVVTRATALAIEETDDGVRLSATLHGVAIPPDRTLLDVKAPTYSEMRIEENAEWVIEAVLDL, encoded by the coding sequence ATGTCGTTCGAACTCCTCGAGCATCCCGGCGACGCCAAACTCAGAGCTCGCGGCGAAACACTCGAAGACGCGTTCTCGGGCGTCGTCGATGCCGTCTCCGCCCTCGTCGGCGGGACGGGGATCGACGGTCCCGAGACGACCCGCGAGGTCGAACTCGCCGCCCGCAACCCCGAGGCCCTGCTGTTCGACTTCCTCGACCGGCTGATCCTCTTTCAGGACCTCGAAGACGTCGTCGTCACACGAGCCACGGCGCTCGCCATCGAGGAGACCGACGACGGCGTCAGGCTCTCGGCGACGCTCCACGGGGTCGCTATCCCGCCCGACCGCACCCTGCTCGACGTGAAGGCGCCGACCTACAGCGAGATGCGGATCGAGGAGAACGCCGAGTGGGTCATCGAGGCGGTCCTCGACCTCTGA
- a CDS encoding PQQ-dependent sugar dehydrogenase, with product MEKHPEPGKRDDESDSYGPERAESSTSRRRLLQGVGVAGLGLGLAGFAAQQKSTTFVFDGEVEAWQGQSPESILGANPTLPLQAGQEYTVEWENVDGQPHNFVILDANEEQLLRTEIITEQGATQSVTFTATEEMATYLCEVHPTTMVGDIEVTGSSTGTGTATEDATTEQGAGAGFFSPGAEVGLEVVAEGMTAPTDHALPGDDSGRQFVADQTGEVWTITEEGRSETPFIDVSDRMVDVGGGESADSVSYDERGLLGIDFHPEFADNGRFYLHYSAPANEETPDGWDHVGVVSEFTATEDRSAGDPDSERTILELQQPQFNHNGGPMAFGPDGYLYVPTGDGGGANDEGPGHVQDWYSPNAGGNGQDVFENLLGDVLRIDVDSESGDQPYGIPEDNPFVDTSAREEIYAYGFRNPYGISFDSAGNCFVADAGQNLFEEANVVEAGGNYGWNVKEGTHCFSTDSPSDPAAITDCPSTGPAEPPYNGDPLIDPVVEFPHTYEGTGVGITIIGGHRYEASTIPELAGKYVFGTWTRGTSGPAPEGRIFAATPPEGFDTGGETGTGDDMAGNETAENDTTGNETAGNDTIGNDTAGNETAANGGMNGTATATPADGDSGADPGAVPVEDLWEMEEVVVSGEFPYFVRMFGQTADGGVAVLASQNPVPDGDTGVLLAIVPPGDGDTTGTATEAPNGTMTEAPNGTTGNESQ from the coding sequence ATGGAGAAGCATCCAGAACCCGGCAAACGCGACGACGAGTCGGACAGCTACGGCCCGGAACGGGCCGAATCAAGCACTTCGCGCCGACGTCTGCTCCAGGGCGTCGGCGTCGCCGGCCTCGGTTTGGGGCTCGCGGGCTTTGCCGCCCAGCAGAAGAGTACGACGTTCGTGTTCGACGGGGAGGTAGAGGCGTGGCAGGGGCAGTCCCCCGAGTCGATCCTCGGGGCAAACCCGACACTCCCGCTCCAAGCGGGACAGGAGTACACCGTCGAGTGGGAGAACGTCGACGGGCAGCCACACAACTTCGTGATCCTCGACGCCAACGAGGAGCAGCTACTCCGGACGGAGATCATCACCGAGCAGGGGGCGACCCAGTCGGTCACGTTCACCGCCACCGAGGAGATGGCGACGTACCTCTGTGAGGTCCACCCGACGACGATGGTCGGCGATATCGAAGTGACCGGCAGCAGCACGGGGACCGGAACGGCGACCGAGGACGCGACCACCGAGCAGGGTGCCGGAGCCGGCTTCTTCAGTCCCGGTGCCGAGGTCGGCCTCGAGGTCGTCGCCGAGGGGATGACCGCGCCGACGGACCACGCCCTGCCCGGCGACGACAGCGGCCGGCAGTTCGTCGCCGACCAGACCGGCGAAGTGTGGACGATCACCGAGGAGGGCCGCTCCGAGACCCCGTTCATCGACGTCTCGGACCGCATGGTCGACGTGGGCGGCGGGGAGTCGGCCGACAGCGTCTCGTACGACGAACGAGGGTTGCTCGGAATCGACTTCCACCCCGAGTTCGCCGACAACGGACGCTTCTACCTCCACTACAGCGCGCCGGCGAACGAGGAGACCCCCGATGGCTGGGACCACGTCGGCGTCGTCTCCGAGTTCACCGCCACCGAGGACCGCTCCGCGGGGGACCCCGACTCCGAGCGGACGATCCTCGAACTCCAACAGCCCCAGTTCAACCACAACGGCGGCCCCATGGCCTTCGGCCCGGACGGCTACCTCTACGTTCCGACGGGCGACGGCGGCGGCGCCAACGACGAGGGACCGGGTCACGTCCAAGACTGGTACTCCCCGAACGCAGGCGGCAACGGGCAGGACGTTTTCGAGAACCTCCTCGGGGACGTGCTCCGGATCGACGTCGACTCGGAGTCGGGCGACCAGCCCTACGGCATCCCGGAGGACAACCCCTTCGTCGACACGTCGGCCCGCGAGGAGATCTACGCCTACGGCTTCCGGAACCCCTACGGGATCTCCTTCGACAGCGCCGGGAACTGCTTCGTCGCCGACGCCGGTCAGAACCTCTTCGAGGAAGCGAACGTCGTCGAAGCCGGCGGCAACTACGGTTGGAACGTCAAGGAGGGTACCCACTGCTTCAGCACCGACAGCCCGAGCGACCCGGCAGCGATCACCGACTGCCCGTCGACCGGGCCCGCGGAACCGCCCTACAACGGGGACCCCCTGATCGACCCCGTCGTGGAGTTCCCGCACACCTATGAGGGAACGGGCGTCGGAATCACCATCATCGGGGGCCACCGGTACGAGGCGTCGACGATCCCGGAATTGGCCGGGAAGTACGTCTTCGGCACGTGGACGCGAGGCACGTCGGGGCCCGCCCCAGAGGGCCGCATATTCGCCGCGACGCCTCCTGAGGGGTTCGACACGGGCGGCGAAACTGGGACCGGCGACGACATGGCCGGAAACGAGACCGCCGAGAACGACACGACCGGTAACGAGACTGCTGGCAACGACACGATCGGTAACGACACGGCCGGCAACGAGACCGCCGCTAACGGCGGGATGAACGGGACGGCCACGGCGACACCCGCCGACGGAGACAGTGGCGCCGACCCCGGAGCCGTGCCGGTCGAGGACCTCTGGGAGATGGAGGAGGTCGTCGTGAGCGGGGAGTTCCCGTACTTCGTCCGCATGTTCGGACAGACGGCCGACGGCGGCGTCGCCGTCCTCGCCAGCCAGAACCCCGTTCCGGACGGCGACACCGGTGTTTTGCTGGCGATCGTTCCCCCGGGTGACGGAGACACGACCGGAACGGCGACGGAGGCACCGAACGGAACGATGACCGAAGCGCCGAACGGAACGACGGGCAACGAGTCCCAGTAG
- a CDS encoding GNAT family N-acetyltransferase has protein sequence MDIRPYSERDADAVFEVHRRAFGGRTDEARIVQRLHDADEAVVSLVAVIDGRVVGHVLFSRVTVADCDVAIELVGLAPVGVLPENQNDGVGSSLIRQGLAACRAAGVDAVVVLGDPEYYSRFGFERASEYGLGNEYGADEAFMVEPLHGGALDGVDGVVTYRPEFEQAES, from the coding sequence ATGGATATCCGACCGTACAGCGAGCGTGACGCCGACGCGGTCTTCGAAGTGCATCGCCGTGCCTTCGGCGGACGGACTGACGAGGCACGCATCGTGCAGCGACTGCACGACGCCGACGAGGCCGTGGTCTCGCTTGTCGCAGTGATCGACGGGCGAGTCGTGGGTCACGTTCTGTTCTCCCGAGTGACTGTAGCTGACTGCGACGTGGCTATCGAACTGGTGGGGTTGGCGCCGGTCGGAGTCCTTCCGGAGAACCAGAACGACGGGGTCGGTTCGTCGCTGATTCGGCAGGGGCTGGCGGCGTGCCGTGCGGCCGGCGTCGACGCGGTGGTCGTGCTGGGTGATCCCGAGTACTACTCCCGGTTCGGCTTCGAACGCGCGAGCGAGTACGGACTCGGGAACGAGTACGGCGCCGACGAAGCGTTCATGGTCGAACCGCTTCACGGCGGCGCACTGGACGGCGTCGACGGCGTCGTCACCTACCGACCGGAGTTCGAGCAGGCGGAGAGCTAG
- a CDS encoding MFS transporter — MSSDTEPTQGIREHLGQFSLHVLLVFATGLTIGSERAVVPVLGRDVLGVESLFVIGSFVVSFGFVKGFLNLYAGKWGGAYGRRPVLILGWLTALPLPVILIYAPNWAWVTVGNVLLGVNQALTWSMAINAKIDIAGPDQRGLAVGIDEAFGYTGVAVGAWITGAIAARTGLRPEPFYFLAIVVVLAFLLSVFLVKETLQLARAEIEDEDHHDANLPFVAVLKRATYGDRTLFAAAQAGHIEKFVDTLFWLAVPLYLTSRGLGIAAVGFVVGVHSAMYFLQIGTGGLADRIGRRPPVVAGMFLAGAGILGMVLVEGYLPWVTLAGLSGIGMALLYPNLMTVPGDAAHPTWRATGMGVYRMWRDSGYGVGAIVIGLAMQFASVEAAFYLTAGLMFVSGGIVTLWMEETHPEFGTHEPPAPAEGHSGSAHVHD, encoded by the coding sequence ATGAGCAGCGACACCGAGCCGACACAGGGGATCCGCGAACACCTCGGACAGTTCTCGCTCCACGTCCTGTTGGTGTTCGCCACCGGGCTGACTATCGGCTCCGAACGGGCCGTGGTCCCCGTTCTCGGCCGCGACGTGCTCGGCGTCGAGTCGCTGTTCGTCATCGGCTCGTTCGTCGTCTCCTTCGGCTTCGTCAAGGGGTTCCTGAACCTCTATGCCGGCAAGTGGGGCGGCGCGTACGGTCGCCGACCCGTGTTGATCCTCGGCTGGCTGACCGCGCTCCCGCTACCGGTCATCCTCATCTACGCCCCCAACTGGGCTTGGGTCACCGTCGGGAACGTCCTGCTGGGGGTCAACCAGGCGCTGACGTGGAGCATGGCGATCAACGCAAAGATCGACATCGCGGGGCCGGACCAGCGTGGTCTCGCCGTGGGGATCGACGAGGCGTTCGGCTACACGGGCGTCGCTGTCGGCGCGTGGATCACGGGCGCCATCGCCGCCCGGACGGGGCTCCGGCCCGAGCCGTTCTACTTCCTCGCGATCGTCGTCGTTCTGGCGTTCCTGCTTTCGGTGTTCCTGGTCAAGGAGACGCTGCAACTCGCACGAGCGGAGATCGAGGACGAGGACCACCACGACGCGAACCTCCCGTTCGTCGCGGTCCTGAAGCGCGCGACTTACGGCGACCGGACGCTGTTCGCCGCGGCCCAGGCCGGCCACATCGAGAAGTTCGTCGATACGCTGTTCTGGCTCGCCGTCCCGCTCTACCTCACGAGTCGGGGGCTCGGCATCGCCGCGGTCGGGTTCGTCGTCGGCGTCCACAGCGCGATGTACTTCCTCCAGATCGGGACCGGCGGGCTGGCCGACCGCATCGGTCGCCGCCCACCAGTCGTCGCCGGCATGTTCCTCGCCGGCGCCGGCATTCTCGGGATGGTGCTCGTGGAGGGCTATCTCCCGTGGGTAACCCTCGCCGGGCTCTCCGGGATCGGCATGGCGCTGCTGTACCCGAACCTGATGACGGTGCCCGGTGACGCCGCCCACCCGACGTGGCGGGCGACCGGGATGGGCGTCTACCGGATGTGGCGCGACTCGGGCTACGGCGTCGGCGCCATCGTCATCGGGCTGGCGATGCAGTTCGCCAGCGTCGAGGCCGCGTTCTACCTGACTGCCGGCCTGATGTTCGTCTCGGGGGGAATCGTCACCCTCTGGATGGAGGAGACCCACCCGGAGTTCGGCACGCACGAACCGCCAGCCCCTGCCGAGGGCCACTCGGGATCGGCGCACGTCCATGACTGA